ATCGGTTTTGATAGCCTTTGCAATATTCGTTCTTGGGCTTTTTCAGGACAGAGAGCTTTTAAGTATGTTTTTAGTGGGAGTTTCCCTTGCTGTTGCAGTGATTCCGGAGGGATTGCCTGCTGTTGTTACAATTACTCTGGCACTTGGCGTGCGTAACATGATAAATCGAAACTGTCTGATAAGAAATCTTTCAGCAACAGAGACGCTTGGGGAAATATCTGTCATCTGTACAGATAAAACCGGAACTCTCACAAAAAATGAAATGACCGTACGAAGCATATATTGTGGAGCTAGGTTTTACACAGTTACAGGAGAGGGGTATCAGCCTGAAGGTAAGATACTTTCAGAAGAGGCACCAGCTGATGATGCAATACTGAATCGTCTGATACTGACAGGGATGCTTTGTAACAATACAGATGTTTTTTTGCAAGATGGCAAGTATACCGCCGCAGGGACACCGACAGAAGGTGCGCTGGTAACTCTAGGGATGAAATACGGTATTTCAAGTAATGAACGAACCCGTAATCGCTCTTTTGCCAAAGAGATTGAATTTACATCTTCCCGGAAGAGGATGACATCTATTTATCTGGAGAACGGTTCTTACTGTCTGTATTGCAAAGGGGCGCCGGAACAGATACTGGCATGTTCAGCCTTATATGCTTCATCTGACGGGCTAAAAGAATTGACACCAGCTGTTAAGGTTGAACTTGAAGATGTTTATTACAGGATGGCTGGAGAAGGGCTGAGGATTATAGCCTTGGGTTATAGAATGATAGAAGACCCGAATCTTTCGGATAATGAACTGGAAGATGCTCTGATTTTCCTTGGATTTACAGGTATATCAGACCCTCCGAGACCGGAAGTGAGAGAGGCTGTTGAAAAATGTCGTGACGCAGGTATAGAGGTTATCATGATAACCGGTGACTCGCCTGTTACTGCACGTTCTATTGGGCGTGAGATAGGCATAAGCACAGATAATGCTGTCTGCGGTGTCGAGATAGACCGAATGAACGATGACGAACTTGGTGAAATTCTCAAGGAATGCAGAGTTTTTGCCAGAGTAACCCCTGAGCATAAATTCAGAATAGTCAAGCAGCTCCAGATGCAGGGGCATGTTACCGCTATGACAGGAGACGGCGTTAATGATTCACCTGCGCTCAAGCAGTCAGATGTTGGTATTGCCATGGGAATCAAAGGGACTGATGTGGCAAAAGATGCTTCAGATATGATCCTCACTGATGACAACTTTGCCAGTATTGTTGACGGAGTTGAGGAGGGGCGAAGACAATACGAAAATATACGCAGATTTACCAATTTCATTATTTCAGCCAACTTTGGAGAGATAATCACTATCCTGCTGGCTATGCTTATGCATATGCCTGTTATCCTTTTTGCTGTACAGATATTATGGATAAATCTGGCTACAGACAGCGCTTTGGCTCTTGCACTGGGCACAGACAGATCCGCTCCGGACAGCATGAAGAGCCCCCCCAGACCTCATAATACCGATATACTGAACAGAGAGACAGTCGGTTTTCTGCTTTTTATGGGGCTCTGGATAGGAGGGCTCACTGCAGGTATCTTTTACTTTATGCTTAAAGCAGGACTGCCGGAGGCTGAGGCGAGGAGCGCAGCATTTATCGGACTTATTATATTCGAAATGATTCATATGTTTAACTTCAGAGAGGCTGATGTCTCAGTGTTCAGAAAGAGCTATCTGGATAATAAATCACTGAATATTGCTTGGCTGGCTACATTTGCCGCACAGCTGGTAATCATATACTGGCAGCCTGCTCAGGATGTATTTTATACCAGACCATTATCAATGAACGACTGGTTTTTTATTTCCCTGGCTGGCCTTTCGATTATCCTGATGGCAGAGATTTACCGTGTTCTAAGAAATGTTCTGATTAAATAAGGTAGTATACCAATCTACAATTTATGCTGAACATGGGGAAGTTTTTCAAATGCCGGCTCTATTTGTCTGATTGCTTCCGGAGTGGTTATAGATAATGAATTGCCCTTGGATTTATAGACACTTTTGGATCGTAAAAAAGTGAGATTAGTTTCCAACTTAATTAGAAAACTGCAAAGGTTGTTTTGCCCACCGCAGATGTCTCCATTGCGGTTCAATCAGACGGATATTCTTATGCAGTAGTTTTTAATTTAGATTTACTGTAATATCCAATCATGTTTATCGAATACCTTATATATCTTTTTTATGGTCTGGCTTTCATAATTCTCGGAGTTGCCGTTTTTGCCAAAGACAAACGGTTCAGCAAACTTAAGATAGCGGGTATACTCTGGCTTTTGGGCCTGTTCGGGCTGATCCATGGTGTGCACGAGTGGATGGATCTCTACAGGCTTTTCGGGTTCCATGAAGGCGATGACATAATATTCAATCCTGCTTTCAGGCTTGCTGTAATGAGTGCATCCTTTCTGGTGCTCCTTGTTTACGGAATAAGGCTCAACCTCATTGTTTCCTCAAAACTGAATAAGACTTCACATGCATTAAAATACATCGCTGCCGGATCGGTGGCTACTCTGCTTGTTACGTCAGCGGTTTTCTATTTTAACTGGGATACGGAGAACAGTGCTGCCATGTTTGTGCGCTGTTTTCTCGGGTTTCCTTCGGCGCTTCTTTCCGGAATCGGGATGATAGGATATTCCAGAGCGGTCAGACATATGTCGGCTGAGGGAGCCGGAAGCTTTGCTGCATCCGGTGCGGCGATGATAGCCTATGCCTTTTTTACCGGTCTTTTTCCTTCCGAAACGCTTATTCCGGCACTCAATATTAAAATTGTTGCTGTCCGGGGAGTCTGCGCCATCGTTATTCTGCATTTCATGATGAAGGCTCTGACCGTTTTTGACATTGAATATATGAATATGCTTGAGACAAGACTTCAGAGGCTTGCTCAGTCTGAAAAGCTTTCGTCTATAGGCAAGCTGGCTGCCGGCATTGCCCATGAGATAAATAATCCCCTTGCGAATGCATCCCTTGGCATAGAGATAATCAAAGATCGGATAAGCGATGATATGGTAATGGCAAAGCTGGAATCTGTGGAAAAAAGTATAGACAGAGCATCGAAGATTGCCGGAGAGCTTCTGCTTTATGCAAGGGAGAAAGAGGCCGAGTTTGTAAGCTTTAACGTTTCAGAACTTTTAGACAGCATTAAAACACTTATTTCACACAGTCCTGCGGGGCGTCTTGTTGTTTACGGGGATATTGAAGATGCAAAAATTTCCGGAATAATCTGGAAGCTCGAAGAGGTACTTATCAATCTGATAATGAACAGCTGCGAAGCCACCGAAGGTGACGGTGAAATTCTCATAAGCTCTTCATTCAGTAATGGATTTTCTTATATAACTGTTGAAGACAGGGGAACAGGGATACCTCCGGAATATCTTTCGAGGATATTTGATCCTTTTTTTACAACCAAAGATGTGGGAGAAGGAACCGGAATGGGGCTTTCCATATGTTATAATATAGTTAAGATGCACGGTGGTGATATTTCCATAGAGAACAGGATGAGCGGCGGTGTGCGTGCCGTTGTGTCTATTCCGGCGGAGAGAGCAGATGGATGAAAAGATTCTGATAGTTGACGATGATGACGAACTGAGATCTAACATTGATGAAATACTGGTTGTCGCAGGATTTCAGACGCGGCAGGCATCCGGTGCGTCAGAAGCCATGAAGATGATTCAGGCTGACTGTCCGGATCTTATAATCGTTGATTATATGATGCCGGAAATAAACGGAATGGAGCTTATCTCCTCTGTTAAAAAGAGCCACCCGTCTGTGAAAATAATAATGATAACTGCTTTCGCCGCAATTGAGAGTGCTGTTGAGGCTATGAAAAAAGGTGCGGACGACTATATTTCAAAACCTTTTAAAAAGGATGCTCTGATACTGTCAGTCAGAAAAAATCTTGAAGAGGTTCGTTTTGCCAGATGCATAATCAGGCTGAATATGGATGATACCCTGTCCTGTATATCAAATAATACCAGAAGGCAGATACTTATGATGCTGTTCAGGGACGGAAAAATGCGTTTTATGGATATAACAAGGGCGCTGGGGATTGAAGACCACACAAAGGTCAATTTTCATCTGAAGGCGCTGAAACAGAACGGACTTATCGAGCAGAATGAGGATAAGGAATATCTTTTAAGCGCCGGCGGGCTTAATGTTATAGACTGCCTTCAGGTAATGTCATCAAAAGTATCATCATGAACATGTGAATTTTAATTCACATCACCCCCGAGTATGTCAAATTCTATTATCTTGTTTATCTCCCTGATTGCGAAGAAAATATGAACATCCGGAGACTTTTTTCCGGATTAAGCAGTCAAGGAGGAATTTATGAACCGTTCAGTTTTATTGAAACCGGCTATGGGGGTTTTGGCGGCATTTGCTGTGCTTCTGCTCGCTCCTGCTCTCCATGCCGCTGTTATCAAAGGAACAGTTAAGGACGTATCTGGACAGGTGATAGAAAAAGCATCCGTCTATCTTATCCCTGCATCCGATGTTGAAGCAATGGCGCAGACCCCCACAATTATTAAGAAGGATTCGCCCAACGACGAACCCCTTGAGGATAATCTGGCGGCAAATAAGGATAAATACAAGTCTGCCGTAACGGATGCCAAAGGCGCATTTGTAATTAAAAATGCGGCCGATGAAAAATATTTCGTTTATGTTGTGCCTGCCGATTCCGCATATCTCCCCGGCGGCGACAAAGCGAACAAATCCTTAACCCCCGCATCTCTTAAAGGTAAACCTCTGAATATTCTGCTTTCAGGCAACACACCCGAAGGTGCTCAGTATACCGGCTCATCAAAATGCCTCACCTGCCACAAGGAATATATGTCCGTTAAAAAGACACTCCACAAACTCGGCATAAAGAAAGCCGGACAGGTTAGCGGGCTGCAGGATATGTCCGATTTCCCCGAATACGACAAAGGTCTTAATTTCCTGAAAAAAGGGCAGAAAGTTTATTTCTACGCATACAACAAAGACAGAAACTGGGACAAATATCTTGCATCTGTAAAAGAGCCTAAAGATCCCGCCTCTGTCAGCTTCACTGCGTATTTTTACACAGCTCAGGACGGCACTGTAAAAGTTAAGATGGAAAACATGAAAAACACCGCCGACCCCGCACGTGAATACACTGTCGAAATGACATACGGCGGCGGACTCTACAAGCAGAGATACCTTCTGCGTATAGGCAAAAACATGTTCCCGTTCCTTCAGTTTAACCCCAACGGCGATGATGCATACGGTGACAGAACAAGGATGCAGTTCAGAGACTACCACGGCGACTGGTTCTATGACGAAGCGAACCTTAAGCTGAAAGACGCACCCCTTGCAAAATCATTCGAAAAAGAGTGCGCATCATGCCATTACAACGGATACGGGCTTAAAAAGCTCGAAAGCGGCGAATATATTGCAGAAGCTGCGAACGATCCCAAAGGCGAAGCGGACATTGACGGCGACGGAATACACAACGAACTTAACCTCGGCTGCGAAACATGCCACGGCCCAGGTTCCGCACATGTTAAAGCACCCAAAGCCAAAAAAGCATCCTCAATAGTCAGCCCCGCAAAGCTTTCTGCCGAGCGTGCAACCGTTATCTGCGGACAGTGCCACTCCAGACCTCAGGGCAACCTGAACAACGACCAGCCTGTTGACAAAAACAACAGAATGATGCTCCCCGGCACAAGCAGAAACAACTATCTGCTGAACAACACAACCAGAGAGGACGCTGCGAAGAACGATTTCTGGGCAGACGGGCTCCATTCGAAATCACACCATCAGCAGTACACTGATTTCATAAAATCAGCCAAATACCGTAACGGAGATATTCTGGTGACCTGTACAAGCTGTCATGCCCCTCATGGCGGCACTAAATTCGCACATCAGCTGAAATCAGACGCTGTAACGCCTAAGGCGACACTCTGCCAGTCATGCCACAAAGATGTGAAGGATATCGAAAAGCACACAGAAAAAACAGTGGGAATGGCTCACGGTAAAGATACTGAAATAACCTGCACAAGCTGTCACTCTGTTAAAACTGCACAGACAGGCGCAGGTTTCGGAAGAGGTCAGCAGACTGCTGACGGCAAAAACTACTGGCAGAACGACATAACCACGCACCTTTTCTCAAAGCCTCCGAGAAAAGGACATGCAGGTGTGTTCGGGGTTGAGGCGGGTAAATCCATGCCTACTCCCTACACAGGTTCATGCGGAAAATGCCACGACGTAAACGCTAAATAACCTCACAGGGAAATTATTCATAAGCTCTGCATATCCTTATGTGCAGAGCTTTTTTTTTGTATTATCCTCAGAACTTCCGTGATATCTATTTTCGCCATGCAACTATTTTCCCCGCAGGCGGGAACGCCGTCTCTGTCGCATGGAGCACAGGGCAGGGGCGATGTGATAACGTTGGTGATATCGGGCGGCAAGGCTTCGTTCGGGTCTGTCGGTCCGCAGATAACGGTAATCGGCGTTGCGGTACAGGCGGCAAGGTGGGTCAGTCCGCTGTCGCAGCCTATGTAATGCTCTGCATTGTCTATGATGTGGAAACAGTCCGATAGGGTTGTTTTGCCTGTGTAGTCAAATATCTTCGGATGGCTGACGTTCAGTCTGTCTTCGTCTGTTCCCAACAGAACAACGGAATATCCGGTCTCCTGAGCTATCTTTAATGCCAGTTCCGCCTGTTTGTCCCATATCCTCTGAGGCGTATGTCTGCGTGCATTTCTGCCGCCTCCGGCCGCAATGGCTATGTATGGCTTGTCCGGCAGTTCGCAGACCATTGTTTCCGGCCGGAAAGAATAGCCGAAGGCATTATCAGCATAAACGGTTTTGAGATGCCAGAGATGTCTGCGAATGCCTTTCTCTTTAACGGAGCATTTCGCACCTGCCAGTTTTCCCAGAAAGTGCCATTTTGGGTCGGTATGAAAGATATAGATTTTGTCAAATCCCCTCAGCATCAGAAGAATGCGGAGCGTCTCAAAAGGCATCAGGCCGCTGTAAAGTCTTTCTGAGCTGAATGTGCGGACGCCTGATATCGACGGATGGTCTTTCAGAACGTGGGCGTATTCTGCGCCGCAGATAAGGGTTATTTCGCTTCGTGGGTGTTGATGTTTCAGAGCGGAGAGGGCAGGTGTGGTCTGGATAAGGTCGCCTATGGCTCCGGTTTTAACTGCCGCAATCTTTAGCATTTGTGGTTAAAGCAAAAAAGCCGGAGTTCCGTAAAGACACTCCGGCTTCGCAAACTGATTTAATACAGTTAATTAAGCAGTTTTAAGAGCGTTGAGCTTCTTAGCAAGTCTGGACTGACGGCGAGCCACCTGATTTTTGTGGATAACGCCTTTAGATCCGATAGAAGCTATAGTGCTTGTAGCAGTTTTGAACGCTGCTTCAGCTGTCTGAGCATCGCCTGTTGTAGCGGCTGCTGTAAACTTTTTAACCATAGTTCTCATTTTAGACTTGTATGACTTGTTTCTAAGATTTCTTTTTTCGCTCTGACGGATTCTTTTCAGTGCAGAAATTGTATGAGCCACGTCATTCACCTCTATATATTCTTATGAGCTGATAAAAGTATCAGAAAGGTTGCCCCTTGTCAATACATAAACAAGCATAAAGTTGCGCTTGCCATGCATTTTCCTCAATGATAAATTACATTATAATATATTCGGAGATATTGATATGAAAAAATACATTGCGGCTCTGATGATTTTAGCATTTGCTGCGGGCTGCGGCAATATGCAGGCGGCTTCGGTTGCTCCTGTGGATGAGGCGAGGCTTCAGGCTCTTGAGATTCAGCAGAAGAGCGATTCCGAGCGCATCGCAAAGCTGGAAAAAGAGCTGAGCGATACGAAATCGGCTCTTGAGCGAAGCCAGAAGCAGTCCAGACAGCTCGGCGAGAGCTATGACGCTCTTGTGGGCATGATGAAGGATTACAGACAGCTTATCGGAACCATGATGGAGAACGTGGGTAAGCTGATGAAGGATAAGGACGCTCCAAAGGCGAATTAATCGTTAAGGTATATCTCTATTCTTTCTTTGCCTTTTCCCGGGTTGACACGTTTCAGTGTCAGCCAGCCTACTTCACTTGTGGAGCGGACGTGTGTCCCGCCGCATGGGACCTGTGCAAAGCCTTCTATACGCCAGAAACGGTGCTCTTTTTCGATATCGTCAAAATCACATATGATGGGATGATCCGCTTCAATGAGTCTTTTAAGCTCGTTATTCAGGAAATCGAAAGTGGAAGCTATGTTTCCCTCCCATGCAAAATCAACTCTCGCCTTGTCGTGGGTTATGTTTGCGCCTATTTTTTCGGGGTGACCGTAGTTCTGGTAAACCAGTTCGAGAACAAGCTCCGCCGCAAAGTGCAGACGCATGATCCGGTATCTTTTTGACCAGTCAATGTGCACATCAGCCTCGTCCCCTTTACAGAGGTTGTGGTCTGAGGGCAGGGTGTAGAATATTTCAAATCCGTCCCGTTCAGCCGTCAATATTTCAAATCCGCCTATTGTTCCGATGTCCGACTGCTGACCGCCCTCGAAGGCATACGCAACGGTGTGGCTCAGGGTTATTCTGTCTCCGTTAACGGAAGTTACCCTTGCTGTGCAGGCTGTCAGATATGGATCTTTCCAGAATAGTTTTTCAACAGACATTTGATGACTCTAGCAGAAAACAGATTTCGTGGCAATATTATGCTCTATTTTGAATGTATATCAATCTGATGTATGTATGTTTGAAAATTTTTCAGGTGTGATAAAATTAATAGATAATGAACCGGGGTGTTTTATGCGAACTGCTTTTATTGTTATCTTTGTTCTATTTGCTTTTTCTGCCTTCGCTCAGGGCAAAAAGGCAGATTGTGAGAAGCCGTTGTTTGTTTACAATTTCTCAAAGGAAAAAGTCAGCCTGCTGAATACTAAGGATGAAGATTTCAGACGTGGCTGCTGTTCGCATCACGGCGGTGTGTGTGGTTGTTCAAACGGGCGTGCTCTATGCTGTGACGGCTCCCTTAGCCCATCCTGCGGGTGTGACTGAAAAAAGGTATTTGGGCGTATGGTTTGATAAGATGGTTTCATATATGGTATAGTATGTAAATATCTATCAAACAGGAGTTGCTGCATGTCTATAATTCAGGAATTCAAAAAATTTGCAATGCGTGGTAACGTGGTCGATCTGGCCGTGGGTATAATCATCGGCGGTGCTTTCGGCAAAATAGTTTCCAGTCTTGTTGCGGACGTAATTATGCCGCCTATCGGACTTATCCTAGGCAACGTCAATTTTGCAGACCTTGCAATCACTCTTAAAGAGGCCTCAGGGGATAAAGCGGCGGTCACCCTTAACTATGGAAGCTTCATCCAGTCCGTTGTGGATTTTTCAATCGTGGCCTTTGCAGTGTTTATGCTCATTAAGGGTATCAACAGCATGAAGAAGAAAGAGGAGGAAGCTCCTGCCGCACCTCCCGCTCCTACCAAGGAGGAAGTGCTCCTTACCGAGATAAGAGACATATTGAAGAGTAAATAATGAATATAGTCCCCTCTGCATGGCTTCGGCTGTGTACGGGGGGATTTTTATCGTAGAACATATCTATGAGTTTAAACGCTGACTATGCGGCAGTGAACTACGCCTTCGGGCGCAGTTTCGCACCGACACATTTCTAAACTGCCTGTGCGGCAGTGAACATCAGCTTTGAGAAGCTGACCAGATAAACGGATTTCTAAGCTGCCTGTGCGGCAGTGAACACTCGTCCGCATGGTTCGGGAACCAGCCTTCATTTCTAAGCTGCCTGTGCGGCAGTGAACCGGCTATGCTGATAAGCGTATCAATCTGTTCATTTCTAAGCTGCCTGTGCGGCAGTGAACTGCACATATTTGGCGATGCCTTAACTGTACATTTTCTAAGCTGCCTGTGCGGCAGTGAACCCCGACCAACCCTCCCTTAGTTAAACCCCGAATTTCTAAGCTGCCTGTGCGGCAGTGAACATTGTGCGTACTGCCCGGATCCGGATCCTTCATTTCTAAGCTGCCTGTGCGGCAGTGAACTCCCTTGCGCCCATCGGTGCTGATGAAAATGCGATTTCTAAGCTGCCTGTGCGGCAGTGAACTTTTGCTACCGCTTCCGCATATGAATAGCAGATTTCTAAGCTGCCTGTGCGGCAGTGAACTAGAAATATTCTATCAGACACTGTTGAGTAATAAAATAAATATTGTTTTTCACAATAAAAACCCTTTTTTATTGGCCTTATGAAAGTGTCTGTGAATAAAGAGAAAATAAATAGGTTTAAAATTATGGCCAGAAATAGGGTTGTTTTTTGATGGTTTTGATCTATATGTCACATCGAAAAATATCAATATATTTTTATCATTTCGCTTGCGTGTTGCAATAGTTGTAATATACAATAGTTAATCATGGAGCTGAATATGAGTAAAAATACAAAGTCACGGGTTTTGAGGGATCTTATTATAGAGCTTGAGCGCAGGCTGGGTGTTCTG
This genomic stretch from Seleniivibrio woodruffii harbors:
- a CDS encoding cytochrome c3 family protein, whose protein sequence is MNRSVLLKPAMGVLAAFAVLLLAPALHAAVIKGTVKDVSGQVIEKASVYLIPASDVEAMAQTPTIIKKDSPNDEPLEDNLAANKDKYKSAVTDAKGAFVIKNAADEKYFVYVVPADSAYLPGGDKANKSLTPASLKGKPLNILLSGNTPEGAQYTGSSKCLTCHKEYMSVKKTLHKLGIKKAGQVSGLQDMSDFPEYDKGLNFLKKGQKVYFYAYNKDRNWDKYLASVKEPKDPASVSFTAYFYTAQDGTVKVKMENMKNTADPAREYTVEMTYGGGLYKQRYLLRIGKNMFPFLQFNPNGDDAYGDRTRMQFRDYHGDWFYDEANLKLKDAPLAKSFEKECASCHYNGYGLKKLESGEYIAEAANDPKGEADIDGDGIHNELNLGCETCHGPGSAHVKAPKAKKASSIVSPAKLSAERATVICGQCHSRPQGNLNNDQPVDKNNRMMLPGTSRNNYLLNNTTREDAAKNDFWADGLHSKSHHQQYTDFIKSAKYRNGDILVTCTSCHAPHGGTKFAHQLKSDAVTPKATLCQSCHKDVKDIEKHTEKTVGMAHGKDTEITCTSCHSVKTAQTGAGFGRGQQTADGKNYWQNDITTHLFSKPPRKGHAGVFGVEAGKSMPTPYTGSCGKCHDVNAK
- the rpsT gene encoding 30S ribosomal protein S20 — translated: MNDVAHTISALKRIRQSEKRNLRNKSYKSKMRTMVKKFTAAATTGDAQTAEAAFKTATSTIASIGSKGVIHKNQVARRQSRLAKKLNALKTA
- a CDS encoding alanyl-tRNA editing protein, which encodes MSVEKLFWKDPYLTACTARVTSVNGDRITLSHTVAYAFEGGQQSDIGTIGGFEILTAERDGFEIFYTLPSDHNLCKGDEADVHIDWSKRYRIMRLHFAAELVLELVYQNYGHPEKIGANITHDKARVDFAWEGNIASTFDFLNNELKRLIEADHPIICDFDDIEKEHRFWRIEGFAQVPCGGTHVRSTSEVGWLTLKRVNPGKGKERIEIYLND
- a CDS encoding response regulator; the protein is MDEKILIVDDDDELRSNIDEILVVAGFQTRQASGASEAMKMIQADCPDLIIVDYMMPEINGMELISSVKKSHPSVKIIMITAFAAIESAVEAMKKGADDYISKPFKKDALILSVRKNLEEVRFARCIIRLNMDDTLSCISNNTRRQILMMLFRDGKMRFMDITRALGIEDHTKVNFHLKALKQNGLIEQNEDKEYLLSAGGLNVIDCLQVMSSKVSS
- a CDS encoding cation-translocating P-type ATPase — protein: MYYDNKPDEVFSLLDSDKGGLSSASACERLSIYGRNRLSEKPARNPFLIFLDQFKSALVIILLIAAVISAAVGEIVDSAVIFAIVVLNSLLSLYLTLKAEKSIRSLKGMLSHKANVLRNNMSEIIDAELLVPGDIVLLESGSTVPADIYIFNSVNLHVDQSSLTGESVAVGKQSGVQNAETPVTERTNMVFMGTIITMGRATGIVTATGMQTEFGRIAGLAKSIDTGTTRLQLKLDILGRKLGIASVLIAFAIFVLGLFQDRELLSMFLVGVSLAVAVIPEGLPAVVTITLALGVRNMINRNCLIRNLSATETLGEISVICTDKTGTLTKNEMTVRSIYCGARFYTVTGEGYQPEGKILSEEAPADDAILNRLILTGMLCNNTDVFLQDGKYTAAGTPTEGALVTLGMKYGISSNERTRNRSFAKEIEFTSSRKRMTSIYLENGSYCLYCKGAPEQILACSALYASSDGLKELTPAVKVELEDVYYRMAGEGLRIIALGYRMIEDPNLSDNELEDALIFLGFTGISDPPRPEVREAVEKCRDAGIEVIMITGDSPVTARSIGREIGISTDNAVCGVEIDRMNDDELGEILKECRVFARVTPEHKFRIVKQLQMQGHVTAMTGDGVNDSPALKQSDVGIAMGIKGTDVAKDASDMILTDDNFASIVDGVEEGRRQYENIRRFTNFIISANFGEIITILLAMLMHMPVILFAVQILWINLATDSALALALGTDRSAPDSMKSPPRPHNTDILNRETVGFLLFMGLWIGGLTAGIFYFMLKAGLPEAEARSAAFIGLIIFEMIHMFNFREADVSVFRKSYLDNKSLNIAWLATFAAQLVIIYWQPAQDVFYTRPLSMNDWFFISLAGLSIILMAEIYRVLRNVLIK
- a CDS encoding glycosyltransferase family 9 protein; its protein translation is MLKIAAVKTGAIGDLIQTTPALSALKHQHPRSEITLICGAEYAHVLKDHPSISGVRTFSSERLYSGLMPFETLRILLMLRGFDKIYIFHTDPKWHFLGKLAGAKCSVKEKGIRRHLWHLKTVYADNAFGYSFRPETMVCELPDKPYIAIAAGGGRNARRHTPQRIWDKQAELALKIAQETGYSVVLLGTDEDRLNVSHPKIFDYTGKTTLSDCFHIIDNAEHYIGCDSGLTHLAACTATPITVICGPTDPNEALPPDITNVITSPLPCAPCDRDGVPACGENSCMAKIDITEVLRIIQKKSSAHKDMQSL
- the mscL gene encoding large-conductance mechanosensitive channel protein MscL — protein: MSIIQEFKKFAMRGNVVDLAVGIIIGGAFGKIVSSLVADVIMPPIGLILGNVNFADLAITLKEASGDKAAVTLNYGSFIQSVVDFSIVAFAVFMLIKGINSMKKKEEEAPAAPPAPTKEEVLLTEIRDILKSK
- a CDS encoding sensor histidine kinase → MFIEYLIYLFYGLAFIILGVAVFAKDKRFSKLKIAGILWLLGLFGLIHGVHEWMDLYRLFGFHEGDDIIFNPAFRLAVMSASFLVLLVYGIRLNLIVSSKLNKTSHALKYIAAGSVATLLVTSAVFYFNWDTENSAAMFVRCFLGFPSALLSGIGMIGYSRAVRHMSAEGAGSFAASGAAMIAYAFFTGLFPSETLIPALNIKIVAVRGVCAIVILHFMMKALTVFDIEYMNMLETRLQRLAQSEKLSSIGKLAAGIAHEINNPLANASLGIEIIKDRISDDMVMAKLESVEKSIDRASKIAGELLLYAREKEAEFVSFNVSELLDSIKTLISHSPAGRLVVYGDIEDAKISGIIWKLEEVLINLIMNSCEATEGDGEILISSSFSNGFSYITVEDRGTGIPPEYLSRIFDPFFTTKDVGEGTGMGLSICYNIVKMHGGDISIENRMSGGVRAVVSIPAERADG